The Methylomarinum vadi genome has a window encoding:
- a CDS encoding TolC family protein, whose product MYIFSNNLTVIPRLWAMLSFCVLPLCVFSEPSHPEKPAESVISPATIGDSLTLPQVLALTLTNNPALIAFSEEIRAREALTLQAGLLPNPVLNANAGNFANATAKGFDGDAVTLQLSQLIELGGKRAARIEAAAARREVADWDYETQRVTILARATQAFIDVLGAQAHAELAERSLQLAQTVVETVANQVKAGKVSPVEQTRVNVTLATAQSEKLRAEREWAASKQTLAAFWGGSATEFSTVRGDLEHIRPLPPLESLNVRLKQSPTLRRWLSELSRRQALLQSEQAKAVPDLTVKLGGTHFLQNQDYVANVGISMPLPVFDRNQGGIAAAERRLDKTDAELRAVRFRVDSEFSATYQRLDATQTEIENYRLTILPSAQSAYRSVQKGYRLGKFALLDVLDTQRTLFNAKAQYLRALTAYHQCLADLERLIGGAVNEDSQ is encoded by the coding sequence ATGTATATTTTTTCTAATAACCTAACCGTTATTCCACGGTTATGGGCGATGTTGTCATTTTGCGTTCTGCCGTTGTGCGTGTTTTCGGAACCAAGCCATCCGGAGAAACCGGCGGAATCCGTAATATCGCCGGCGACGATCGGCGACAGCCTGACGTTACCGCAGGTACTGGCGTTGACATTAACCAACAATCCGGCCCTGATTGCCTTTTCCGAGGAAATTCGCGCCCGCGAAGCGTTGACCCTGCAAGCGGGGCTGTTACCAAATCCGGTGTTGAATGCCAATGCCGGAAATTTTGCCAACGCCACCGCTAAAGGGTTCGACGGCGATGCCGTGACCCTGCAACTCAGCCAGTTGATCGAACTGGGCGGGAAACGCGCGGCCCGGATCGAGGCGGCGGCGGCCCGACGGGAAGTCGCCGATTGGGATTATGAGACCCAGCGCGTTACGATATTGGCTCGCGCCACACAAGCCTTCATCGACGTGCTGGGGGCACAAGCGCATGCCGAACTGGCCGAACGGTCTTTGCAACTGGCGCAAACAGTTGTCGAAACCGTCGCCAATCAGGTCAAGGCCGGCAAGGTGTCGCCGGTCGAACAAACACGCGTCAATGTGACGCTGGCGACCGCACAAAGCGAAAAACTGCGCGCCGAACGCGAATGGGCGGCCAGCAAACAAACACTGGCGGCATTTTGGGGCGGGTCTGCCACCGAATTTTCCACTGTCCGCGGCGATCTCGAGCATATCAGGCCGTTGCCGCCGCTCGAATCGTTGAACGTCAGGCTTAAGCAAAGTCCGACACTTCGCCGCTGGCTCTCGGAACTTTCGCGGCGGCAAGCCTTGCTGCAATCGGAACAGGCCAAGGCCGTTCCGGATTTGACCGTGAAACTGGGCGGCACGCATTTTCTCCAAAACCAGGACTATGTCGCCAATGTCGGCATTTCCATGCCTTTACCGGTTTTCGATCGCAACCAGGGCGGTATTGCAGCGGCCGAACGACGCCTCGACAAAACCGACGCCGAATTACGCGCCGTTCGTTTCCGGGTCGACAGCGAATTCAGTGCCACGTATCAGAGGCTGGATGCGACGCAAACCGAAATCGAAAACTACCGACTTACGATATTACCGTCGGCGCAAAGCGCCTATCGGTCGGTGCAGAAAGGTTATCGCCTGGGAAAATTCGCGCTGCTGGACGTGCTCGACACGCAACGCACGCTATTCAATGCCAAGGCCCAATATCTGCGCGCTCTGACCGCTTATCATCAATGCCTGGCCGATCTGGAACGACTGATCGGCGGCGCCGTCAACGAGGATTCCCAATGA
- a CDS encoding efflux RND transporter periplasmic adaptor subunit, with protein sequence MNRNSIIAILGIIVVGLLLAVLILASHPAADHHEEEHQHEKSADRDDAFPRGPHNGRLLSQDSFELEITIYETGVPPRFRVYAYRNEKPLPPDDVGLEMTLQRLGGRSERIGFRPVADYLLSDRVVEEPHSFDVKVKATFAGKTYPFQYSQEEGRVHLPPAALASAGISVATAGSAEIECVLKLPGTIEFDQNRLAHVVPRVGGIVAEVRKRLGETVTRGEVLAVLESRDLAELKSRLATARKRLQLARSLFRREAQLWQEKISAEQDYLKAKTQLAEAEIAVATARDQLEALGLKPDQSKHAANLARYELRSPLNGTVMEKHLVAGEAVKADARVFVIADLSEVWGSFNVPANDLNRVRIGQQVHVSAPELGYETRAVIDYLGALVGEQTRSAPAHVHIENPERRWRPGLFVSVEVIEEKVVAPVAVLLEALQTWRGSEAVFVQYGDEFEVRPVQLGRRGANRVEVIKGLAAGERYAVTNSFVLKADLGKAGATHQH encoded by the coding sequence ATGAACAGAAACTCAATTATCGCCATTCTCGGCATCATCGTCGTCGGTTTGTTGCTGGCCGTCCTGATACTCGCGTCGCATCCGGCCGCGGACCACCATGAAGAAGAACATCAGCATGAGAAATCCGCCGACCGCGACGACGCTTTTCCGCGCGGACCGCATAACGGCCGCTTGTTAAGCCAGGATTCCTTCGAACTGGAAATCACGATTTACGAAACCGGTGTTCCGCCCCGGTTTCGGGTTTATGCCTACCGGAACGAAAAACCGCTGCCGCCGGACGATGTCGGCCTCGAGATGACGTTACAGCGTCTCGGCGGCCGCAGCGAGCGAATAGGCTTCAGACCGGTAGCCGACTATCTGCTAAGCGATCGCGTGGTGGAAGAACCGCATTCCTTCGACGTCAAGGTAAAGGCGACATTCGCCGGCAAGACCTACCCGTTCCAGTATTCCCAGGAGGAGGGCCGGGTGCATTTGCCGCCGGCAGCGCTGGCCAGTGCCGGCATTTCCGTCGCAACGGCGGGTTCGGCCGAGATAGAGTGCGTACTGAAATTGCCCGGCACCATCGAGTTCGACCAGAACCGGCTGGCCCATGTCGTGCCCCGCGTCGGCGGCATCGTGGCCGAAGTGCGCAAACGCTTGGGGGAAACCGTTACCCGGGGAGAAGTGCTGGCGGTACTGGAAAGCCGCGACCTGGCGGAACTGAAGAGCCGCCTGGCGACGGCGCGTAAACGCCTGCAATTGGCCCGTTCGTTGTTCCGGCGCGAAGCCCAGTTATGGCAAGAAAAGATTTCCGCCGAACAGGATTATCTGAAAGCCAAAACGCAACTGGCGGAAGCGGAAATCGCCGTCGCGACCGCCAGGGATCAATTGGAAGCCTTGGGCCTTAAACCCGATCAATCCAAACATGCCGCCAATCTGGCCCGCTATGAACTGCGCTCGCCGCTGAACGGCACCGTGATGGAAAAACATCTGGTCGCAGGCGAAGCGGTCAAGGCCGATGCGAGGGTCTTCGTCATCGCCGACCTGTCCGAGGTTTGGGGCAGTTTCAATGTCCCGGCCAACGACTTGAACCGGGTCAGAATCGGTCAGCAAGTTCATGTGTCAGCGCCCGAACTCGGTTACGAAACCCGGGCGGTCATCGATTACCTCGGCGCCCTGGTCGGCGAACAAACCCGTTCGGCGCCGGCCCATGTGCATATCGAGAATCCGGAACGACGCTGGCGTCCCGGTCTGTTCGTCAGCGTCGAGGTGATCGAGGAAAAAGTCGTGGCGCCGGTGGCGGTGTTGTTGGAAGCCCTGCAGACCTGGCGCGGTAGCGAGGCGGTGTTCGTGCAATACGGCGACGAATTCGAAGTGCGCCCTGTGCAATTGGGGCGGCGCGGCGCCAACAGGGTTGAGGTTATCAAAGGCCTCGCGGCCGGCGAACGTTATGCGGTTACCAACAGTTTCGTTTTGAAAGCGGATCTGGGCAAGGCCGGCGCGACGCACCAGCATTAG
- a CDS encoding efflux RND transporter permease subunit — translation MFERILKFSIDNRWLVLLATAGFILFGLNRSLRLPIDAVPDITNVQVQINTAAPGYSPLETEQRVTFPIEIVMAGLPGLEQTRSLSRYGLSQVTVIFEDDTDLYFARQLVSQRIQQAKGQLPPGLEPTMGPIATGLGEIFMWSVNAAPDARKADGLAYDETDLRTLKDWVVRPQLRTVPGVTEVNSIGGYVKQYHVTPDPEKLIAYGLSFRDVVAALQSNNDNIGAGYIEHRGEQYLIRVPGQVKTLEEIGRIIVGNYRGTPIFIRDVADVLLGKELRTGAATENGRETVLGTVFMLIGENSRTVSQAVGERLAEINRSLPDGVKAEPVYDRLVLVDKTIATVKNNLLEGALLVIAVLFLFLGNLRAALITAAVIPLAMLLTITGMVAHGVSANLMSLGALDFGIIIDGAVVIVENCVRRLALEQRRLQRPLTLPERLDTVFSASQEARRALLFGQAIIITVYLPIFTLSGVEGKMFHPMAFTVVAALVGAMLLSITFVPAALAVFIGNRVDDKENPAMRFAQKAYRPLLRQSLAHGPVVLTGAAMLLFLSVLMATRMGTEFIPALDEGDIAMHALRIPGTSLSQAIQMQHDLEKKIGAFPEVKRVFSKIGTAEIATDPMPPNVADAYIMLKDRSEWPDPGRPKADLVEALEHVAKSVPGNNYEFTQPIKMRFNELLSGVRADVAVKVFGDDLNTLLATAERMSHVLERVPGAADVKVEQMSGLPILTVTMKHDMLARFGLNRHDVQQAVQAAMGGAKAGEIYLGDRRFDLVVRLPEQLRSDPEAMRQIPIPLPVSAEGSSQPSFVLLGTVADFQTAQGPNRISRENGKRRVVVTANVRGRDLGSFVTQAREIIRAEVTLPSGYWVAWGGQFEQMIAAAERLQVVVPLALLIIFLLLYATFGNVRDGLLVFTGVPFALTGGIAALWLRDIPLSISAAVGFIALSGIAVLNGLVLITFINKLRRDGLGLEKALRQGALVRLRPVLMTAVTDALGFIPMALATGTGAEVQRPLATVVIGGILSSTLLTLLVLPILYRMAYRGSDKL, via the coding sequence ATGTTCGAACGTATTCTGAAATTTTCGATCGATAACCGCTGGTTGGTCTTGCTCGCGACCGCCGGTTTTATCCTGTTTGGCCTTAACCGATCGCTGCGCCTGCCGATCGATGCGGTGCCGGACATCACCAACGTGCAGGTGCAGATCAACACCGCAGCCCCCGGGTATTCGCCGCTGGAAACGGAGCAACGGGTCACCTTCCCGATCGAGATCGTCATGGCCGGGTTGCCGGGACTGGAACAGACCCGTTCGTTGTCCCGTTACGGTCTGTCCCAGGTCACGGTGATCTTCGAAGACGACACCGATCTCTATTTCGCCCGGCAACTGGTCAGCCAACGCATCCAGCAAGCGAAAGGACAGTTGCCGCCGGGACTGGAGCCGACGATGGGGCCGATCGCCACCGGCCTCGGCGAGATTTTCATGTGGTCGGTCAATGCCGCGCCCGACGCGCGCAAAGCCGACGGACTGGCCTATGACGAAACCGATCTGCGCACCCTCAAGGACTGGGTGGTGCGGCCGCAGCTGCGCACCGTGCCGGGCGTGACCGAGGTCAACAGTATCGGCGGGTACGTCAAGCAGTATCATGTCACGCCGGACCCGGAAAAGTTGATCGCCTACGGCCTGAGTTTTCGCGACGTGGTAGCCGCGCTGCAAAGCAACAACGACAACATCGGCGCCGGCTACATCGAGCACCGCGGCGAACAATATCTGATCCGGGTGCCCGGTCAGGTCAAGACCCTGGAGGAAATCGGCCGCATCATCGTCGGCAATTACCGGGGTACGCCGATTTTCATCCGCGATGTCGCCGACGTGCTCCTGGGTAAGGAGTTGCGCACCGGCGCCGCCACCGAAAACGGCCGTGAAACGGTGCTCGGTACGGTATTCATGCTGATCGGCGAGAATAGCCGCACGGTGTCGCAAGCGGTCGGCGAAAGACTGGCCGAAATCAACCGCAGTCTGCCGGACGGGGTCAAGGCCGAACCGGTTTACGACCGCCTGGTTTTGGTCGACAAGACCATCGCCACGGTCAAGAACAATCTGTTGGAAGGCGCGCTGCTGGTCATCGCGGTGCTGTTCTTGTTTTTAGGCAACCTGCGCGCCGCGCTGATCACGGCGGCGGTGATCCCGCTGGCGATGCTGCTCACGATCACCGGCATGGTGGCGCACGGGGTCAGCGCCAACCTGATGAGCCTCGGTGCGTTGGATTTCGGCATCATCATCGACGGCGCGGTGGTCATCGTCGAGAACTGCGTCCGCCGTTTGGCGTTGGAGCAACGGCGGCTGCAACGGCCGTTGACGTTGCCGGAACGGCTCGACACGGTGTTTTCGGCTTCGCAGGAGGCGCGCCGGGCGCTGTTGTTCGGTCAGGCGATCATCATTACCGTGTATCTGCCGATTTTCACGCTGTCGGGCGTCGAAGGCAAGATGTTTCATCCGATGGCGTTTACCGTGGTCGCCGCGCTGGTCGGCGCGATGCTGCTTTCGATCACCTTCGTGCCCGCCGCGCTAGCGGTGTTTATCGGCAATCGGGTCGACGACAAGGAAAATCCGGCGATGCGTTTCGCGCAAAAAGCCTACCGGCCGCTGCTTCGGCAATCCCTGGCCCACGGCCCGGTGGTTTTGACAGGCGCAGCCATGTTGTTGTTTCTCAGTGTGTTGATGGCGACGCGCATGGGTACGGAGTTCATTCCGGCGCTGGACGAAGGCGATATCGCTATGCATGCCTTGCGCATTCCCGGTACCAGTCTGTCGCAGGCGATCCAAATGCAGCATGATCTGGAAAAGAAAATCGGCGCCTTTCCCGAGGTGAAACGGGTCTTCTCCAAGATCGGCACGGCCGAGATCGCGACCGATCCGATGCCGCCCAATGTGGCGGATGCCTATATCATGCTGAAAGACCGTTCCGAATGGCCCGACCCCGGCCGCCCCAAGGCCGACCTAGTCGAGGCTCTGGAGCATGTGGCCAAATCGGTGCCCGGCAACAACTACGAATTCACCCAGCCTATCAAGATGCGCTTCAACGAGTTGTTGTCCGGCGTGCGCGCCGACGTCGCGGTCAAGGTGTTCGGCGACGACCTGAATACCTTGCTGGCAACCGCCGAACGGATGAGCCATGTGTTGGAACGGGTGCCGGGCGCCGCCGATGTCAAAGTGGAACAGATGAGCGGTTTGCCGATATTGACCGTTACTATGAAACACGACATGCTGGCCCGTTTCGGCTTGAACCGGCATGACGTGCAACAAGCGGTGCAGGCGGCGATGGGCGGCGCCAAAGCCGGCGAAATCTATCTGGGCGACCGGCGCTTCGATTTGGTGGTGCGGCTACCGGAACAATTGCGTAGCGACCCCGAGGCGATGCGGCAAATCCCCATTCCGTTACCAGTGAGTGCGGAGGGCTCGTCGCAACCGTCGTTCGTGCTGCTCGGGACGGTGGCCGACTTCCAAACCGCGCAAGGGCCCAACCGGATCAGCCGCGAAAATGGCAAGCGGCGCGTCGTCGTGACCGCCAATGTGCGCGGCCGGGATCTCGGCTCCTTCGTGACCCAGGCCCGGGAAATAATTCGCGCCGAGGTGACGTTGCCCAGCGGTTACTGGGTCGCCTGGGGCGGCCAATTCGAGCAAATGATCGCCGCCGCCGAACGGCTGCAAGTAGTGGTGCCGCTGGCGCTGTTGATCATCTTTTTGTTGCTGTACGCGACCTTCGGCAATGTGCGCGACGGGCTGTTGGTGTTCACGGGCGTACCGTTTGCGTTGACCGGCGGCATCGCCGCGCTGTGGTTGCGCGATATTCCCCTGTCGATCTCGGCGGCCGTCGGCTTTATTGCGCTGTCCGGAATCGCCGTGCTCAATGGCTTGGTGCTGATCACCTTCATCAACAAACTGCGCCGGGACGGCCTGGGACTGGAAAAGGCGTTGCGCCAGGGCGCCTTGGTCCGTCTGCGGCCGGTGCTGATGACTGCCGTGACCGACGCCTTAGGCTTCATTCCGATGGCGCTGGCCACAGGAACCGGCGCGGAGGTGCAACGGCCGCTGGCCACGGTGGTCATCGGCGGCATTTTGTCATCGACACTGTTGACCCTGCTGGTGTTGCCGATACTGTACCGCATGGCCTATCGTGGCAGTGATAAACTCTAG